The segment TTTTTCTCGATGTCCTTTGCTGTATCTAATAATTTAATGGTTGCTTTTGTATTTGGATCAGATTTGCTCATTTTTTTCGTTGGCTCTTGTAAAGATTTAATGCGAGCACCCGCTTTTGGCAATTGAATTTCTGGAATTGTAAAAACATCGCCATAACGTTTATTAAAGCGCTCTGCAAGGTCGCGTGTTAGCTCAATATGCTGTTTTTGATCATCACCAACAGGAACGATATTGGTATTGTACAGTAAAATATCCGCTGCCATTAATGGTGGATATGTTAACAGGGCAGCAGATACGCTCTCCTTGCCATGTGATTTATCTTTAAATTGCGTCATACGTTCAAGCTCACCGATAGATGCAACACATTGTAGCATCCAGCTTGCTTGTGCATGTGCTGGAACCTCTGATTGAATAAATAGTGTTGATTTTTGAGGGTCAATACCCGTAGCAATATATGTAGCCGCTAGCTTTCGAATATTGTCACGCAATTCCTTTGGCTCCTGTGCAACTGTGATCGCATGCTGATCAACGATACAATAAATAGCATTGCCTTCATCCTGTAGTGCAGGGAATTGTTTAAAGGCTCCTAAGTAGTTCCCTAAAGTAACGATCCCTGTTGGCTGTACGCCCGAAAAAATAGTTGTCATAAAAATTTCCTCCTTATCGATTCCATAAAAAAACATCATGCGTCCTTATTAGATTTTTTCTAATAAAGGGACGAATGATGTTTGTATCCGCGGTACCACCCAGCTTGCCTCAATTGGCCACTTTGCTTCGTAACGTGAAGGAACGAGCTTTGCTAATAGTGTGATACGTTCACAAAGCTAACTCGGAAGTCCATTCCATATACCTCCACGATCTGTTTGCAGCAACCACAGACTCTCTAAACGTTTTAGTATATGTACTACTCTTCGTCAGCGTTTTTTCTCAATGTAATGTATAATTGCAAAAAATTATATTATAAAGATTAAATTATGTAAAGTCAGACTTTTGGCGGTGTTTTTTTTCGAGAAAAAATTATATGCTTTTTTTGTTGCGTAAATTTGTTAAAATGACAATTATTTTTAGTAAAATTACGAGTTGCTGTACACGTCGAATTGACAGTATTCTCGTTTATTTTTTGTAAATGAGAACAAAAGAGTACGTTTAACAGATGTTTAAAATGTGTTGGAAGTGGGAATATTAGTATTAGTCATCATATACGTCACAAAAGATAGATAGATGAAAATATATGAATAGACAGAATATTTAGTTATATAATTCGTCTTTTTTTTACTGGAACTATATTCAAATACAGCAGAGTGCTGTATAATGTTATTGTGTATCTTACATTACATTAATTCTAATTTAACACGCTAGTTTATAGATAATGATTACAAGATGAAAGGATGTGTCAGAATGATCGTAACGCTATTTACATCACCAAGTTGTACTTCTTGTCGTAAAGCAAAAGCATGGTTAGAAGAACATGATATTCCATATACAGAACGAAATATATTTTCTGAACCACTAAGCATTAGTGAAATAAAAAAAATTTTACGGATGACAGAAGATGGAACTGATGAAATTATTTCTACTCGCTCAAAAATTTTTCAAAAATTAAACGTGGATGTTGAAAGCTTACCATTACAACGTTTATATGAATTAATTCAGGAATACCCTGGATTATTACGTCGACCAATTATTTTGGATGAAAAGCGTCTGCAAGTTGGCTATAACGAAGATGAAATTCGTCGCTTCTTACCTCGTAAAGTTCGTGCATATCAATTACAAGAAGCTCAGCGCATGGTGAATTAATCGTATCGATTTTGAATAATATAGGTAGTAGATGTTACAAATGTAAAATACATATTGTGACATCTATTTTTTTATGGTTTACTTTAGGTAAATCCTTCTCTATAAAGTATAATAATTAATAGGAAAGAGTCATATATTTCCGTAAAAGTATGTTAAACTTGATTTAAGTTAAATAGTTTACTACAATTTCAATAATTCAAATAACTTCTGTGAAACGGTGTATATCCTTTTCATTTTATGACAAAACAGCATACAATAGAGATAGGGATAACTGTAAATAAAAAATTTTATATTTACAGCTCCTCAAGTAATTTTATTGTAGTGTGGTCAAAGGTTGAAAAACAATTGTGGTATGAAGGTTAAAATTAATGAATAAAAGCATACTAATGAAACAAAGCTGTTTTTCGACATATGACAGTGAAGGGAGATGAGGTCTAGTGGACATCGAACGTGTAAATGAAAATACACTCAAGCTCTTTATTACGTACAATGATATAGAGGATCGCGGCTATAGCCGTGAAGAGATTTGGTACAATCGAGCAAAGGGTGAGCAACTTTTTTGGGATATGATTGATGAAGTAAACACGGAGGATTATTTTGATGTAGAAGGTCCGATTTGGATTCATATCAATGCATCTGAAGTGGGCTTGGAAATCATTGTCACACGTGCACATATTTTAAAAGACGGTGAAACATTAGATGGTCATTCGAATTTTGATGAACACAAAGATATGTTTGCGCCATTTGATGAGGTTGGAGAGGATTTGCTTAGCCAGCTAACTCAATTTGGCGATATGGATGAGTCAGAGTTGTTTATGGATACAGATATTTATGTTTATAAATTTAAAGATATTGATGAGTTAATCCCTGTTGCCAAACGAATGACAGACGAATTAGTGGATTCCTCATTATTCAAATATGAAAATTGGTACTATTTAGTTGTTGATTTCGGCAATGCAGATGAGGAATTAAATCGTCATGATCGAAATGCAGTGATTAAGGAATTTTTAACACCATCCAATTTTACGATTCATCGTTTAGAGGAATATGGTGAAAAAATCATGGAATTTAATTGCTTTGAAACAGTTCGAAAATATTTTGCTTAAGCATAGGAGTTTCTGATTCTTTCAAGCATTTAGGTTGTAGTGAACTCAAGTTACCCTTGAGATTTAAAGTGTACCCTTTGTAAAGGACATTTTGAAAAAAAGCTAGGCTACCTTTTGAAGCTGTTGTCTGTATTTTGCAGGCGGCAGCTTTTTCAAGTTCCATTGCCCTCGATAATGGTTGTAATACATCATATAACTTTTCACTTCTCGTTTTACTTCTTCTAATGTTTCGCACGCTTTCAGATTGGTTTCATCTTTAAAATGACCGAAGAATGATTCTTGAGGGGCGTTATCCCAACAGTTTCCTCGACGTGACATCGATTGCCCTAGTCCCATTTCCTTCACAAGTTTCTGGAAGTTTGGATTCGTATAATGGAATCCTTGATCTGAATGAATAAATACATCTTTCGTTAAATGGTGGTGATTTCGCTTCAATTTACGAAGAGTATTGAGCGCAATATCCATACTTAAAGAAGCAGATACTTCATACGCTAAAATTTCGTTTGTTTCAGCGTCCTTAATCGTTGATAAATAAGCACGTTTGCCGTTTCCATACGTCAAATACGTGATATCTGTTAATAATACTTTTCCTGCTACACCTTGTTTAAAGTTACGCTGTAATTCATTTGGACATGTACGATGTTCTTTTGTTGCTTTGGCCATTCTACGTGCCGGATTCGCTTTTCGAATTGGGCATATCATCTCAAATTTCTTCATAATGCGGCGAATACGTTTTAAGTTATATGTAATTCCATATTGATTTTCTAACGTCATTTTAATCTGACGTGCACCTTTTCTACGTCCTCGGAAATGATACGCTTTTAAGATGATTTCTTTGGTTGCTTCATCTGCTAATTCATCTGCTGCACGTTTTTGCATTGATTTCTCTGTGAAATAATGATAGTAACCTGAACGTGATACGCCCATGATTCCACATAGATAGCTTACTAAACGTTTTAATTTATATTTTTGAATCGTTTTACTGATTAATTCAAACTTTAGTTCCGTTGCGATTGTTATTTCTTCTTTAACATCTGCCTTTCGAGTAAATCGAGCTTTTTTAAAAGTTCATTCTCCGCTTGTAATAATTGATTTTTCGCTTCTAATCGTGCAATTTTTTCTTCTAAACTTAATTCCCGTTCTGATGGACGACCTGAATTCGTTTTACGCGTATCTTGTAGACCAGCTACTCCAGTTGTACGATAAGCTGCACGCCAACGCTTTCCCGCTGAACTAATGCGCTTCAAACCAATCAGTTCAACATCTAAACCAGCCTCTTCAAAAATCGTTCTTGGAAGTTTCCCTTTTTCATTTTCTGCAATAAAATGGCGTTTAAATTCCTCGGTATAAGTAATCGCTTTATCACTAATAGCCTGGACATTAGGATTACAGTTTAGTTGTTCTTGCTCTTTTTTAGTAAATAATCTTTTCGTCATTTATTCCGCTCCGACATCTTTTTTCTCATTATAAACAAAAGTACCCTATAGGATAGACTTTTTTCAAAGTGTCTATCTTATAGGGTACAGTTTAATTTACTACAGCCTTTTTTTATTCTTGGTTTGGCAAATTCTTTTTGTATCGAAAACGAAGCGTCAGGTACAATTACGCTGGGCGTAATGGATGGTAATAGCCGTATTTTTAAAATTTCAAGAAAAAACCTCCTTTTATTTGTTTATACGTCTACCCTCAATTATAGTTGGCTAAAAAGGAGCTGGTACGATGCTAATTGCCTATACAGATCAGCAGCAGCTATTTCTCCCATATCACTATACAAGAGAAGCCTTACAGCGCTATAGGCGACAAGTAAAATTTTTTTGTCCACAATGTTTAGAGCCTGTTCAGCTTAAAATTGGTCACTATAATATTCCTCATTTTGCCCATCTTACAAAAAATCACTGCGACCAACTTTTTGCAGAGGGAGAATCTAAGCTGCATTTACAAGGAAAAATTCAATTATTTGAATGGTTACAGCAGCTTGGGCATACAGTGGAGCTGGAGCCCTTTTTAAAAAAGCTTTCCCAACGTCCAGATTTGCTTATTACAGTTGAGGGCAATCGCTTTGCAGTGGAATTTCAATGCAGTGCAATCTCTCATGAAAAATGGCAGCAGCGCACAACTGGCTATAATAAGCACCATATTAAGGCAATCTGGCTTTTCCAAACACCTTCAGAAAAACAGACAATAAATGGCATTCATAAACTTAAAATTTCCCCACTACTGCAAAAAGCATTGCAGCCAACTCAAGAAGGCTTACCGTACTTAATCACCTATAATGCACAAACCGCAAAATTTATCTATTGGACGAATCTTCTCCATGTGCAAGGGCATACTTTTATAGGCAAAGTACAGGAGCTACCTATAGCTAAGCAACGTTTTCCATTTTATGAACCTACATGCATTACACAACAAGAGTTTCAACAGTATTGGCGGCTTTATAAAGATGCTTGCAGGCAATTTGCATATGGGCGACTACTGCATAGCAGAAAAGGTGTGCAAGACCCTTTTTTACGTCCTTGCTATGAGCTGCATCTTTCTCCAAGTAACCTTCCTTTATGGATTGGCATACCTGTAAAAGAGGGAGCTGCTATTCCTTTATTTATCAGTGAATGGCAAATAATGCTGCTGTCTTTTAGTCAGCAATTATGCGTAGAGCCCTGTGCATTAACAAAAAATCAAATTGCCCATTTTTTAGCTAAGCATCAGCTTGAGGTGTCAGAGCGAGCTATAAAGGCTATTCAGCAGTACGGTCTATTATTAAAACATATTGGTCATAAAGAAGATTTATCGGATATTTGTGAGCAAGTTTATGCACATTTATTTGCAATTGCCACAATATACTGAGAAAATATGAGAGTAAAAGGAAAAAAGCACATATAAAGGGGGCTAGCATCTATGGCTAGTAGCAGTAATCGAGTTTTACTAAGAAATGAAGTACCAGAGGCATTAACATGGCGCTTAGAGGATATTTTTGCAACAGATGCACTTTGGGAAGAAGAATTTAAAGAGGTTGCAGAGCTTGCTAAAAAGGCATCTAACTATGCAGGGACTTTAAATAATGGGGCAGAGGCATTATTAGCCGTTTTACAATATCGTGACCATATTTACGAACGTGCAATGAAGCTTTACACATATGCACATATGCGTTGTGATCAAGATACAACAAATAGCTTTTATCAAGATATGAATAGCCGTATTCAAACATTGGCAACAGGCATTTCAGCTAGCCTATCATTTTTAACGCCTGAGATTTTAGCTTTAAGTGAAGAAACAATTGCAGGCTATTTAGCAGAAAATCAAGACCTGCAATTATATAAGCAATCATTAAAAGAAATTACAATGGCACGCCCACATGTATTACCAGCGGAGCAAGAGGCACTATTAGCGCAAATGGCAGAGGTTACTGGTACAGCTT is part of the Lysinibacillus sp. FSL K6-0232 genome and harbors:
- a CDS encoding competence protein CoiA yields the protein MLIAYTDQQQLFLPYHYTREALQRYRRQVKFFCPQCLEPVQLKIGHYNIPHFAHLTKNHCDQLFAEGESKLHLQGKIQLFEWLQQLGHTVELEPFLKKLSQRPDLLITVEGNRFAVEFQCSAISHEKWQQRTTGYNKHHIKAIWLFQTPSEKQTINGIHKLKISPLLQKALQPTQEGLPYLITYNAQTAKFIYWTNLLHVQGHTFIGKVQELPIAKQRFPFYEPTCITQQEFQQYWRLYKDACRQFAYGRLLHSRKGVQDPFLRPCYELHLSPSNLPLWIGIPVKEGAAIPLFISEWQIMLLSFSQQLCVEPCALTKNQIAHFLAKHQLEVSERAIKAIQQYGLLLKHIGHKEDLSDICEQVYAHLFAIATIY
- a CDS encoding IS3 family transposase (programmed frameshift), with the protein product MTKRLFTKKEQEQLNCNPNVQAISDKAITYTEEFKRHFIAENEKGKLPRTIFEEAGLDVELIGLKRISSAGKRWRAAYRTTGVAGLQDTRKTNSGRPSERELSLEEKIARLEAKNQLLQAENELLKKLDFTRKADVKEEITIATELKFELISKTIQKYKLKRLVSYLCGIMGVSRSGYYHYFTEKSMQKRAADELADEATKEIILKAYHFRGRRKGARQIKMTLENQYGITYNLKRIRRIMKKFEMICPIRKANPARRMAKATKEHRTCPNELQRNFKQGVAGKVLLTDITYLTYGNGKRAYLSTIKDAETNEILAYEVSASLSMDIALNTLRKLKRNHHHLTKDVFIHSDQGFHYTNPNFQKLVKEMGLGQSMSRRGNCWDNAPQESFFGHFKDETNLKACETLEEVKREVKSYMMYYNHYRGQWNLKKLPPAKYRQQLQKVA
- the trpS gene encoding tryptophan--tRNA ligase produces the protein MTTIFSGVQPTGIVTLGNYLGAFKQFPALQDEGNAIYCIVDQHAITVAQEPKELRDNIRKLAATYIATGIDPQKSTLFIQSEVPAHAQASWMLQCVASIGELERMTQFKDKSHGKESVSAALLTYPPLMAADILLYNTNIVPVGDDQKQHIELTRDLAERFNKRYGDVFTIPEIQLPKAGARIKSLQEPTKKMSKSDPNTKATIKLLDTAKDIEKKIKSAVTDSDGIVAFDVDNKPGVSNLLTIESAISGVAIEDLVKKYEGIGYGGFKQGVAAAVIEHLAPIQEKFYNLVESSELDIILDEGAEKANAIASATLKRMEEGMGLGRARR
- the spxA gene encoding transcriptional regulator SpxA; this translates as MVTLFTSPSCTSCRKAKAWLEEHDIPYTERNIFSEPLSISEIKKILRMTEDGTDEIISTRSKIFQKLNVDVESLPLQRLYELIQEYPGLLRRPIILDEKRLQVGYNEDEIRRFLPRKVRAYQLQEAQRMVN
- the mecA gene encoding adaptor protein MecA, which gives rise to MDIERVNENTLKLFITYNDIEDRGYSREEIWYNRAKGEQLFWDMIDEVNTEDYFDVEGPIWIHINASEVGLEIIVTRAHILKDGETLDGHSNFDEHKDMFAPFDEVGEDLLSQLTQFGDMDESELFMDTDIYVYKFKDIDELIPVAKRMTDELVDSSLFKYENWYYLVVDFGNADEELNRHDRNAVIKEFLTPSNFTIHRLEEYGEKIMEFNCFETVRKYFA